From the genome of Hymenobacter sp. PAMC 26628, one region includes:
- a CDS encoding CPBP family intramembrane glutamic endopeptidase, translating to MNGVFWGLLCLLLCAPRLVRAPRPIVLAALLCAVSEFVLMVPIWWPALLFGLKYNWTGKLFSILVSLLVIYGGKWVSPLETGLVRPLPGAWRAVGPVVLGLATVQLVSTVITQGYGPSQAWESFWYQLTMPGIAEELFFRGTLLGLLSRAFPRNLPFLGTRTSWGGVVSVLLFVLAHGITFRTSPLQVVPQVQFWPGQVADLVLWGTLFLWVRERSGSCFAAMATHNLINSCLVVGRALAR from the coding sequence ATGAACGGAGTTTTCTGGGGTCTGCTGTGCCTGCTGCTGTGCGCCCCACGGCTGGTGCGGGCCCCGCGCCCCATCGTTTTGGCGGCGCTCCTGTGCGCTGTGAGCGAATTTGTACTCATGGTGCCGATTTGGTGGCCGGCGTTGCTGTTCGGTTTGAAATACAACTGGACCGGCAAGCTGTTCAGCATCCTGGTGTCCCTGCTCGTCATCTACGGGGGCAAGTGGGTGAGCCCGCTGGAAACCGGCCTGGTGCGGCCGCTGCCCGGCGCGTGGCGCGCGGTGGGGCCGGTGGTGCTGGGGCTGGCCACGGTGCAGTTGGTGAGTACCGTCATCACCCAGGGCTACGGGCCCTCGCAGGCGTGGGAAAGCTTCTGGTACCAGTTGACCATGCCGGGCATTGCCGAGGAGCTGTTTTTTCGGGGCACGCTGCTGGGCTTGCTGAGCCGGGCGTTTCCGCGCAACCTGCCATTTCTGGGCACGCGGACCAGTTGGGGCGGCGTGGTCAGCGTGCTGCTTTTCGTGCTGGCGCACGGCATCACTTTTCGCACCAGCCCGCTGCAAGTGGTGCCGCAGGTGCAATTTTGGCCTGGGCAAGTGGCGGACCTGGTGTTGTGGGGCACCCTGTTTTTGTGGGTGCGCGAACGCAGCGGCTCTTGTTTTGCCGCCATGGCCACCCACAACCTCATCAATTCGTGCCTGGTGGTGGGCCGGGCGCTGGCGCGCTAG
- a CDS encoding MOSC domain-containing protein has protein sequence MHLLSVNIGLPQDVDWRGQTVRTSIFKQPAAGPVAVLAEHLAGDGQADLRVHGGPDKAVYAYPHEHYAYWQQHLPPALLVPGAFGENLTTSGLLESAVPVGARYRVGTAVLMAVQPRRPCLKLGIRLNDPSMVRRFEEARRSGVYFRVVQEGIIQAGDALALVEPGAPGDVTIQDMVDSNELPNKDFTKIAAMLRLPNLSPSWRARLEQMLAASGR, from the coding sequence ATGCACCTTCTCTCCGTAAACATCGGCTTGCCCCAGGACGTGGATTGGCGCGGCCAAACCGTGCGCACCAGCATCTTCAAGCAGCCCGCCGCGGGGCCCGTGGCCGTGTTGGCCGAGCACCTGGCCGGCGATGGCCAAGCCGACCTGCGCGTGCACGGGGGCCCCGACAAGGCCGTGTACGCCTACCCGCACGAGCACTACGCCTACTGGCAGCAGCACCTGCCGCCCGCGCTGCTGGTGCCGGGCGCGTTCGGCGAGAACTTGACCACCAGCGGCTTGCTCGAAAGCGCCGTGCCCGTGGGGGCCCGCTACCGCGTGGGCACCGCCGTGCTGATGGCCGTGCAGCCGCGCCGCCCCTGCCTGAAATTGGGCATCCGCCTGAACGACCCCAGCATGGTCCGGCGCTTCGAAGAAGCACGGCGCAGCGGCGTCTACTTTCGGGTGGTACAAGAGGGAATAATCCAGGCCGGCGACGCCCTCGCGCTTGTCGAGCCCGGGGCCCCCGGGGACGTTACCATCCAGGACATGGTAGATAGCAACGAATTACCTAACAAGGACTTCACCAAAATCGCAGCCATGCTGCGGCTACCCAACCTCTCGCCTTCCTGGCGGGCGCGGCTCGAACAAATGCTGGCCGCCAGCGGCCGCTGA
- a CDS encoding tRNA-binding protein — translation MPAALTWEEFTRVDLRVGTVVEARAFPEARRPAYQLRIDFGPAIGLKNSSAQITHHYALADLVGRQVLAVVNFPPKQIGKFLSEVLVTGFADTDGHIVLAAVAAPVPNGARLV, via the coding sequence ATGCCCGCCGCCCTTACCTGGGAAGAATTTACCCGCGTCGACCTGCGCGTGGGCACCGTCGTCGAGGCCCGCGCCTTCCCCGAAGCCCGCCGCCCGGCCTACCAGCTGCGCATCGACTTCGGCCCCGCAATCGGCCTGAAAAACTCCAGCGCCCAAATCACGCACCACTACGCCCTCGCCGACCTGGTGGGCCGCCAGGTACTGGCCGTGGTCAATTTCCCGCCCAAGCAAATCGGCAAGTTCCTGTCCGAAGTCCTCGTCACGGGCTTTGCCGATACCGACGGGCACATCGTGCTGGCCGCCGTGGCCGCCCCCGTACCCAACGGTGCCCGCCTAGTGTAG
- a CDS encoding PAS domain S-box protein, with protein sequence MPTALSLPAADQAAQLAAARVRAEEAEAALAGAQARVAALEGELAAAAGSAQRHHAQLVALVQRLHVGLVLVDHEGQIRFVNQHFWELFGLVPVANPAAGAPGIPPAAVYIDDAFQDPAAFAARAWALHAAGQTVLQEEFVLANGRTIELDYLVLDQAQAGRLICYRDVTERHRRDAQLRVLAHIPQHNPNPILQVASTGEVVYANPAAAPLLRALATDAPGALYQRMLALVHAALSTPAPHPQELAVAEQHYLFTAVAVPGHDHATLYLTDVTAQQQIAQQLAEQRTFYESVLEQVPMAVAVFDAQHRYLFVNPMVEPDPATRAWMLGKTSAEVCLRRQRAEAVAQQRQAAFAEALREQRAVSWDEQGANCAGMEHVLVSYQPVPGPTGTRWVIATGVDITERKVAEAQMAKQREFYESILNLLPVDVAVFDAQHRFLFVNPAAVSDPEVRQQMIGLTQAEYLARRPHQPAGLLEQRQHYFDEAMRTRQDVTWEELRPGPQLILRRLRPVFAANGVLRLVVGSGIDITARHEAEERQRRAQALLQEQQDFTRQVVDALPDALYMMGPDGRPAFANAAYSASIGHSAHAQPNAEKNAIVQAELRQIGALNDLVMRTQQSQSRELTFTLTTGETRYFNVQKQPMRQPDGQPGILTVSHDVTAIKQARQALEQREKQYHDLVYYSQALICTLDLQGRLLSVNPAIEQLLGLPAAQLVGHFLHETMLPDHHAALREYLDNLTLSSPTPQVMTILTATGERRYLNYYAHRVAEPGQPPYVVASGYDVTAGVRDRRALQQAKQEAEENARAKEAFLAHMSHEIRTPLNGVLGMATLLQKTPLTESQAEYLHTMQHAGRHLLALLNDVLDMAKITGQHLQLDHAPFDLAVVLQGAGQTVAALAEEKGLQLTVALWPEGLDPRVLGDAYRLHQVLLNLLGNAIKFTERGRVRLGADVLRDAPGALTVRFWVEDTGIGIAPEQQAHIFEAFAQAGAEISQRFGGTGLGLAISQQLVAQMGGVLRLTSTPGHGTTFAFQLTLPRPARPAALAPPPAAPAYDGLRGRRVLLAEDNPVNQFIAVVVLERWGMQVQAVANGTDALDYLRTQPFDAALLDIRMPGLSGVDVTLAIRQHPDSVRATVPIIALTANAFDTDRAGYLAAGMDACLTKPYKEAVLYQLLVQLLARAPGFDA encoded by the coding sequence ATGCCTACTGCCCTCTCCCTTCCCGCCGCCGACCAGGCCGCGCAACTAGCGGCCGCCCGGGTTCGCGCCGAAGAAGCAGAGGCTGCGCTGGCCGGAGCTCAGGCCCGCGTGGCCGCCCTCGAAGGCGAGTTGGCAGCTGCCGCTGGCAGCGCCCAGCGCCACCACGCCCAGTTGGTGGCGCTGGTGCAGCGCCTACACGTGGGCCTGGTGCTGGTCGACCACGAAGGTCAGATTCGGTTCGTCAACCAGCATTTCTGGGAGCTGTTCGGCTTGGTGCCCGTGGCCAACCCGGCGGCCGGGGCCCCGGGGATTCCCCCGGCGGCCGTGTACATCGACGACGCGTTTCAAGACCCGGCGGCCTTCGCGGCGCGGGCTTGGGCGCTGCACGCGGCTGGGCAAACGGTGCTGCAAGAAGAATTCGTCCTCGCCAACGGCCGAACCATCGAACTCGACTACTTGGTGCTGGACCAGGCGCAGGCCGGCCGCCTGATTTGCTACCGCGACGTGACCGAACGCCACCGGCGCGACGCGCAGTTGCGCGTGCTGGCCCACATTCCGCAGCACAACCCCAACCCCATTTTGCAGGTGGCCTCCACAGGGGAAGTCGTGTACGCCAACCCCGCCGCTGCCCCCCTGCTGCGGGCCCTGGCCACCGATGCGCCGGGGGCCCTGTATCAGCGGATGCTCGCGCTGGTGCACGCCGCCTTGAGCACGCCTGCGCCGCACCCGCAGGAGCTGGCCGTGGCCGAGCAGCACTACTTGTTTACCGCCGTGGCCGTGCCCGGCCACGACCACGCCACGCTGTACCTGACCGACGTGACGGCACAACAGCAAATTGCCCAGCAGCTGGCCGAGCAGCGCACCTTCTACGAGAGCGTGCTGGAACAGGTGCCCATGGCGGTGGCCGTGTTCGATGCCCAGCACCGCTACCTGTTCGTCAACCCCATGGTGGAGCCCGACCCCGCTACCCGCGCCTGGATGCTGGGCAAAACCAGCGCGGAGGTTTGCCTGCGCCGGCAGCGCGCCGAAGCCGTGGCCCAGCAGCGGCAAGCCGCCTTCGCCGAAGCTCTGCGCGAGCAGCGGGCCGTGAGCTGGGACGAGCAGGGCGCGAACTGCGCGGGGATGGAACACGTGCTGGTGAGCTACCAGCCCGTGCCGGGCCCCACGGGCACGCGGTGGGTCATTGCCACGGGGGTGGACATTACGGAGCGCAAGGTGGCCGAAGCACAGATGGCCAAGCAGCGGGAATTCTACGAATCCATCCTGAACCTGCTCCCGGTGGACGTGGCCGTTTTCGATGCCCAGCACCGCTTTTTGTTCGTCAACCCCGCAGCAGTTTCGGACCCCGAAGTGCGCCAACAAATGATTGGCCTGACTCAGGCCGAATACCTGGCCCGCCGCCCCCACCAGCCGGCGGGCCTGCTCGAGCAGCGGCAGCACTACTTCGATGAGGCCATGCGCACGCGGCAGGACGTGACATGGGAAGAGCTGCGCCCCGGCCCGCAGCTGATACTGCGCCGGTTGCGGCCCGTTTTTGCGGCCAACGGCGTGTTGCGGCTGGTCGTGGGCTCGGGCATCGACATCACGGCCCGGCACGAGGCCGAGGAGCGCCAGCGCCGGGCCCAGGCACTGCTCCAGGAGCAGCAGGACTTCACCCGCCAGGTGGTGGACGCCCTGCCAGACGCACTGTACATGATGGGCCCCGACGGCCGCCCGGCCTTCGCCAACGCGGCCTACAGCGCGTCGATTGGGCACAGTGCCCACGCCCAGCCCAACGCGGAAAAGAATGCCATTGTGCAGGCCGAGCTGCGGCAGATTGGGGCCCTCAACGACTTGGTTATGCGCACCCAGCAGTCCCAATCGCGGGAATTGACCTTTACGCTGACCACCGGCGAAACGCGGTACTTCAACGTACAAAAGCAGCCCATGCGGCAGCCCGACGGGCAGCCGGGCATCCTCACGGTGAGCCACGACGTGACGGCGATAAAGCAGGCCCGGCAGGCCCTGGAGCAGCGCGAGAAGCAGTACCACGACCTGGTGTACTACTCGCAGGCCCTCATTTGCACGCTCGATTTGCAGGGCCGGCTGCTCTCGGTGAACCCCGCCATCGAGCAGTTACTGGGCCTGCCAGCCGCCCAGCTGGTGGGGCACTTCCTGCACGAAACCATGCTGCCCGACCACCACGCCGCGCTGCGGGAATACCTCGACAACCTGACCCTCTCCTCGCCTACCCCCCAGGTAATGACGATCCTGACCGCCACCGGCGAGCGGCGCTACCTGAACTATTACGCCCACCGCGTGGCCGAGCCCGGCCAGCCGCCCTACGTGGTGGCCTCCGGCTACGACGTGACGGCGGGCGTGCGGGACCGGCGGGCCCTGCAACAAGCCAAGCAGGAAGCCGAGGAAAACGCCCGCGCCAAGGAGGCCTTCCTGGCGCACATGAGCCACGAGATTCGCACGCCGCTGAATGGGGTGCTGGGCATGGCCACGCTGCTCCAGAAAACGCCCCTTACCGAGTCGCAGGCCGAGTACCTGCACACCATGCAGCACGCCGGCCGCCACCTGCTGGCCCTGCTCAACGACGTGCTGGATATGGCCAAAATCACGGGCCAGCACTTGCAGCTCGACCACGCGCCCTTCGATTTGGCCGTGGTGCTGCAAGGCGCCGGCCAAACAGTGGCCGCCCTGGCCGAAGAAAAAGGCTTGCAGCTGACGGTAGCCCTGTGGCCCGAAGGCCTGGACCCGCGCGTACTCGGCGACGCATACCGGCTGCACCAAGTGCTGCTTAATCTGCTCGGCAACGCCATCAAATTTACCGAGCGGGGGCGCGTGCGGCTGGGGGCCGACGTGCTGCGCGACGCCCCCGGGGCCCTCACCGTGCGCTTTTGGGTGGAAGACACCGGCATCGGCATCGCCCCCGAGCAGCAGGCCCACATCTTCGAGGCCTTTGCCCAGGCCGGCGCCGAAATCAGCCAGCGCTTTGGCGGCACGGGCCTGGGGCTGGCCATCAGCCAGCAGCTGGTGGCCCAGATGGGCGGCGTGCTGCGCCTGACCAGTACGCCCGGTCACGGCACCACCTTTGCGTTTCAGCTCACGCTACCCCGCCCGGCCCGGCCCGCCGCCCTGGCCCCGCCGCCCGCCGCCCCGGCCTACGATGGGCTGCGGGGCCGGCGCGTGCTGCTGGCCGAGGATAACCCCGTCAACCAATTCATTGCCGTGGTGGTGCTGGAGCGCTGGGGCATGCAGGTGCAGGCCGTGGCCAACGGCACGGACGCGCTGGACTATCTGCGCACCCAACCGTTCGACGCGGCCCTGCTCGACATCCGGATGCCGGGCCTGAGCGGGGTGGACGTTACCCTGGCCATTCGCCAGCACCCCGATTCGGTGCGCGCCACCGTGCCCATCATCGCCCTAACGGCTAACGCCTTCGACACCGACCGCGCCGGCTACCTGGCCGCCGGCATGGACGCCTGCCTCACCAAGCCCTACAAGGAAGCCGTCCTCTACCAGCTGCTGGTGCAGCTGCTGGCCCGCGCCCCGGGCTTCGATGCCTAA
- a CDS encoding DUF58 domain-containing protein, with the protein MNPAAPSALTDLVRRLRHLEIRIRRAVEAQVQGNARSILKGTGLEFDDVRLYQYGDEVRAIDWAVSSKGHGTFVKTYKEEKEQQALMLLDVSASLDAGPAARRKLDLGRDVAGLLALSAARQNIPLGLLAFSDQKELYLPPAKGMRGAYALVQRLFALVPRGRHTAVGAAIRQALGLLMHRSLVVVISDFLDQNYEREIALLARRHDLVIIQVHTPREQQLPRLGIVPLRDAETGATRWVNTSGPGFRARYAAGAQQHAAQLAALCRRHRASYLALSTEEDFVPPLVALIRQRNRAGARG; encoded by the coding sequence ATGAACCCCGCCGCCCCTTCGGCCCTCACCGACCTGGTGCGCCGCCTGCGCCACCTCGAAATCCGCATCCGCCGGGCCGTTGAGGCGCAGGTGCAGGGCAACGCGCGCTCCATTCTCAAGGGCACGGGGCTGGAATTTGACGACGTGCGCCTCTACCAATACGGCGACGAGGTGCGGGCCATCGACTGGGCGGTGAGCAGCAAGGGCCACGGCACGTTCGTGAAAACCTACAAGGAAGAGAAAGAACAGCAGGCGCTGATGCTGCTCGACGTGAGTGCCTCGCTCGACGCCGGGCCCGCCGCGCGCCGCAAGCTCGACCTGGGCCGCGACGTGGCCGGGCTGCTGGCCCTGTCGGCGGCCCGCCAAAACATCCCGTTGGGCCTGCTGGCGTTTTCCGACCAGAAGGAGCTGTACCTGCCCCCCGCCAAGGGCATGCGCGGGGCCTACGCCCTGGTGCAGCGGCTGTTTGCGCTGGTGCCCCGGGGCCGCCACACGGCGGTGGGCGCGGCTATTCGGCAGGCGCTGGGGCTGCTCATGCACCGCAGCCTGGTGGTGGTCATTTCCGACTTTCTGGACCAGAACTACGAGCGAGAAATTGCCCTGCTGGCCCGCCGCCACGACCTAGTAATCATCCAGGTGCACACCCCACGCGAGCAGCAACTGCCGCGCCTGGGCATTGTGCCCCTGCGCGACGCCGAAACCGGGGCCACCCGCTGGGTGAACACCTCGGGCCCCGGCTTTCGGGCGCGCTACGCCGCCGGGGCCCAGCAGCACGCTGCCCAGCTGGCCGCCCTGTGCCGCCGCCACCGCGCCAGCTACCTGGCCCTGAGCACCGAAGAAGACTTCGTGCCGCCGCTGGTGGCCCTGATCCGCCAACGCAACCGCGCCGGGGCCCGTGGCTAA
- a CDS encoding MATE family efflux transporter — protein MKEHLRPTLLLAYPVVLSQLGHMLVSVCDSVMVGNQPGVGTASLAAISVGVSTTNVLLILGIGLSMGAVPLVAAAAGRRDEPALRRLLVSSVWLCTLAGLALAGLSELLPRVMPHLGQAPAVVAMAAPWVRVVGWSLLPLMVFQGFREFAEGLGLTRQAMWLSIGANVVNALLCYAFIFGHWGAPRMGLIGSAWATLISRVLMASLMAAYVLRAAPLRPYRATAAEWLRPHAAALRRLVALGAPIGSQMMFEMGAFAFSALMIGWLGAVPQAAHQIAINVAGVTYMAASGIAAAATIRVGNLRGAGDAAGARQAGFAAYWLAFGFMSSMGGVLMLARHLVPQLYNHDPAVLAQASTLLLIAAGFQVSDGLQVVGLGALRGLEDVKVPSLVALLAYWAVALPLGYFLGFHLHLGAPGVWAALLLGLTIVAGVLLLRFRRETEPGVPLSTGPTTLLPEAELLKA, from the coding sequence GTGAAAGAACACCTCCGCCCCACCCTGCTGTTAGCCTACCCCGTCGTCCTCTCGCAGCTCGGCCACATGCTGGTGAGCGTGTGCGACTCGGTGATGGTGGGCAACCAGCCCGGGGTGGGCACGGCCTCGCTGGCCGCCATCAGCGTGGGCGTGAGTACCACCAACGTGCTGCTTATCCTGGGCATCGGCCTGAGCATGGGGGCCGTGCCGCTGGTGGCCGCCGCCGCCGGCCGCCGCGACGAGCCCGCCCTGCGCCGCCTGCTGGTGAGCAGCGTGTGGCTGTGCACGCTGGCCGGCCTGGCGCTGGCCGGCCTCAGCGAGCTGCTGCCCCGCGTGATGCCCCACCTCGGGCAGGCCCCGGCGGTGGTGGCCATGGCCGCGCCCTGGGTGCGGGTGGTGGGCTGGTCGCTGCTCCCGCTGATGGTGTTTCAGGGCTTCCGCGAGTTTGCCGAGGGGCTGGGCCTCACGCGGCAGGCCATGTGGCTGTCCATCGGGGCCAACGTGGTGAACGCGCTGCTCTGCTACGCCTTCATTTTTGGGCACTGGGGGGCCCCGCGCATGGGCCTCATCGGCTCGGCCTGGGCCACGCTCATCTCGCGCGTGCTGATGGCGTCCCTCATGGCCGCCTACGTGCTGCGCGCTGCGCCGCTGCGCCCCTACCGCGCCACCGCGGCCGAGTGGCTGCGGCCCCACGCGGCGGCCCTGCGCCGCCTGGTGGCGCTGGGGGCCCCCATCGGCAGCCAAATGATGTTTGAGATGGGCGCCTTCGCCTTCTCGGCGCTGATGATTGGCTGGCTGGGCGCCGTACCGCAGGCGGCCCACCAAATCGCCATCAACGTGGCGGGCGTGACCTATATGGCGGCTAGCGGCATTGCGGCGGCGGCCACCATCCGGGTAGGCAACCTGCGCGGGGCCGGCGACGCGGCCGGGGCCCGGCAGGCGGGCTTCGCGGCTTACTGGCTGGCGTTTGGTTTTATGAGCAGCATGGGCGGGGTACTGATGTTGGCCCGCCACTTGGTGCCGCAGCTCTACAACCACGACCCCGCGGTGCTGGCCCAGGCCAGTACGCTGCTGCTCATCGCGGCCGGCTTCCAGGTGTCCGACGGCTTGCAGGTGGTGGGCCTGGGGGCCCTGCGCGGGCTCGAAGACGTGAAGGTGCCCTCGCTAGTGGCCCTGCTGGCCTACTGGGCAGTGGCGCTGCCGCTGGGCTATTTCCTGGGTTTCCACCTGCACCTGGGGGCCCCGGGCGTGTGGGCGGCGCTGCTGCTGGGCCTCACCATCGTGGCCGGGGTACTGCTGCTGCGCTTCCGCCGCGAAACCGAACCCGGGGTCCCGCTGTCCACTGGCCCCACCACGCTCTTGCCCGAAGCGGAGCTATTGAAAGCGTAG
- a CDS encoding DUF4296 domain-containing protein, translating into MNRRCRPWLLAGALAAAGALPACQRPEEPLRPADLVPRPQLVGALIDLHLLEARVENAALKPDSARALFLSQQKNVFRTYHMTDSSFQHSVRYYGVHGKDLDEMYVVVVDSLEHRVKRLDPTNPRFGPPGRGPR; encoded by the coding sequence ATGAACCGCCGCTGCCGCCCCTGGCTGCTGGCTGGGGCCCTGGCCGCCGCCGGGGCCCTGCCCGCCTGCCAGCGCCCCGAAGAACCCCTGCGCCCCGCCGACCTCGTGCCCCGCCCCCAGCTGGTGGGGGCCCTCATCGACTTGCACTTGCTCGAGGCGCGGGTGGAAAACGCGGCCCTCAAGCCCGATTCGGCCCGGGCCTTGTTCTTGTCGCAGCAGAAAAACGTGTTCCGCACGTACCACATGACCGACTCTTCCTTTCAGCACAGCGTGCGCTACTACGGCGTGCACGGCAAGGACCTCGACGAGATGTACGTCGTCGTAGTCGACTCGCTCGAGCACCGCGTGAAGCGCCTCGACCCCACCAACCCCCGCTTCGGCCCGCCCGGCAGGGGGCCCCGCTAG
- a CDS encoding vWA domain-containing protein: MSSFPEFLRYATLAGYQWQHPLLLLLIGAVPLLFLLRRGLAHRWRAQVPVTLAPGVAPGAGAVALLRFVPDAVLGLALVLAVVALARPQRTDERVEQTGRGIDLVLAVDVSGSMEIQDLRPNRLEAAKRLATRFVNRRAGDRLGLVAFAGTAYSLAPLTTDYDLLREDLASLKLGLIADDGTAIGTALGVAINRLRESTARSRVCILLSDGENTGGALDPLLAARLAHAYGIRLYTIGLGKDGFVPFGQDSLGRPRFVQTRLDETTMRELAQAADGQFFRATDNAALSQVFARIDGLEKSDIRQLRYRNTKDFYRPYLALSIALWLLWLALKSTFLSNPLED; the protein is encoded by the coding sequence ATGAGCAGCTTTCCCGAGTTTTTGCGCTACGCCACCCTGGCCGGCTACCAGTGGCAGCACCCGTTGCTGCTGCTGCTCATCGGGGCGGTGCCGCTGCTGTTTCTGCTGCGCCGGGGCCTGGCCCACCGCTGGCGCGCGCAGGTGCCCGTGACGCTGGCGCCCGGCGTGGCCCCCGGGGCCGGGGCGGTGGCGCTGCTGCGCTTCGTGCCCGATGCGGTGCTGGGCCTGGCCCTGGTGCTGGCCGTGGTGGCCCTGGCCCGCCCCCAGCGCACCGACGAGCGGGTAGAGCAAACCGGCCGCGGCATCGACCTGGTGCTGGCCGTGGACGTGTCGGGCTCGATGGAAATCCAGGACCTGCGCCCCAACCGCCTCGAAGCCGCCAAGCGCCTGGCCACCCGCTTCGTGAACCGCCGCGCCGGCGACCGCCTGGGCCTGGTGGCCTTCGCCGGCACGGCCTACTCGCTGGCGCCCCTCACCACCGACTACGACCTGCTGCGCGAAGACCTGGCCAGCCTCAAGCTGGGCCTGATTGCTGACGATGGCACGGCCATCGGCACGGCGCTGGGCGTGGCCATCAACCGCTTGCGCGAATCGACGGCCCGCTCGCGTGTCTGCATTTTGCTGTCCGACGGCGAAAACACCGGCGGGGCCCTCGACCCGCTGCTGGCCGCCCGCCTGGCCCACGCCTACGGCATCCGCCTCTACACCATCGGGCTGGGCAAAGACGGCTTCGTGCCCTTCGGCCAGGACTCGCTGGGCCGCCCGCGTTTCGTGCAAACCCGCCTCGACGAAACCACGATGCGCGAGCTGGCCCAGGCCGCCGACGGCCAGTTCTTTCGGGCCACCGACAACGCGGCGCTGAGCCAGGTATTTGCCCGCATCGACGGCCTCGAAAAGTCTGACATCCGCCAGCTGCGCTACCGCAACACCAAGGATTTTTACCGCCCCTACCTGGCCCTCAGCATCGCGCTGTGGCTGCTGTGGCTGGCCCTGAAAAGCACGTTCCTCAGCAACCCGCTGGAGGATTAG
- a CDS encoding DUF922 domain-containing protein, which produces MRTTFLGFALLLIGPLAARAQAPAKPTAAKPAGIAWAANRPLTWADFQGRPKFGEPEAALTSADLLSGAKCADFVFSATVTPTFDPSTSWVRDAKSSSPALLRHEQLHFDLTEVYARRLRQKLKTANLDCQKLQPAFGRLTQVVYDQWSDEENRYDIDTNHGLNAAKQAVWEKKVQQQLAEMAAFAQ; this is translated from the coding sequence ATGCGCACTACTTTTTTAGGATTTGCTTTACTACTGATAGGGCCCCTGGCGGCCCGTGCCCAGGCCCCCGCCAAGCCCACTGCGGCCAAGCCGGCGGGCATTGCCTGGGCTGCCAACCGGCCCCTCACGTGGGCCGATTTCCAGGGCCGGCCGAAGTTTGGCGAGCCCGAGGCGGCCCTCACCTCGGCCGATTTGCTGTCGGGCGCCAAGTGCGCCGATTTTGTGTTTTCGGCCACCGTCACGCCCACTTTCGACCCCAGCACCTCGTGGGTGCGCGACGCCAAATCGTCGTCGCCCGCGCTGCTGCGCCACGAGCAGCTTCACTTCGACCTGACGGAGGTGTACGCCCGCCGCCTGCGCCAGAAGCTCAAGACCGCCAACCTCGACTGCCAGAAGCTGCAACCCGCCTTCGGCCGCCTCACCCAGGTCGTGTACGACCAGTGGAGCGACGAAGAAAACCGCTACGACATCGACACTAACCACGGCCTCAACGCCGCCAAGCAAGCCGTGTGGGAAAAGAAGGTGCAGCAGCAGCTGGCTGAAATGGCGGCGTTTGCGCAATAG